CAATGGAAGACACCGACCTGCAAGCGCTGATGGCCAGACTCGAGTTGCTAATTGATCGGGTCGAGCAACTTAAGAGTCAAAACGGACTCCTATTAGCTCAGGAAAAGACCTGGCGCGAGGAACGCGCTCACCTCATTGAAAAAAACGAAATCGCCCGGCGTAAGGTCGAATCGATGATTTCGCGCCTGAAGGCCCTGGAGCAAGACTCATGAGTTCAAGCAATAGCGTTACCGTGCAGATCCTCGACAAAGAATATTCGATCATCTGCCCCCAGGAAGAACGCAGCAACCTGGTGAGTGCTGCCCGCTACCTGGATGGCAAGATGCGTGAAATCCGCAGCAGCGGCAAAGTCATTGGCGCCGACCGCATCGCTGTGATGGCCGCGCTGAACATTACCCACGATTTGCTGCATAAGCAGGAACGGCCTGACGTGCAGGCCAGCGGCTCGACGCGCGAGCAAGTGCGTGACCTGCTGGAACGCGTCGATCTGGTACTTTCTACCGATCCAGAGCCACCCAAGGGCTGATTGCCGAGACTGTTTAAGGTATACTCGCCCCACTCCCTGGCGTGTTTGCCAGTCGGCGATGTCCCTGAGCCGATTCGCACTACCCTGGAAGTTGCACGTTGGGCTGGTGTGCATGTCCGCTAGACGGAAAGCCTTAAAGCCTACTGCATCTTCCACCTTGAACTTTCGGGTTCAAGGGCTAAGTCGACAGCGGCTCTGTCGGGGAGCCTGAATTCCCAAACTCAATGCCAGTCCCAGGACTGGCATTGTTTTATGAGCCGAAAAACCATGACCGAACCTGCGCCGCTTTCCCGTCCGCAACTTCGACGCATGTTGCGCAAAGCCCGCCGCGCCCTGACGCCGAGCGAGCAGCGCCAGGCAGCACATGGCCTGTATCGGCAACTGGCACAGCACCCGCTGTTTCGCCGGGCCAAACATATCTCTTTGTATCTACCGACGGACGGTGAAATCGATCCGCGCTTGCTGCTGCGCGCCGCTCAGCGCCGGGGCAAGGCTACTTACCTGCCGGTGCTCAGCGCCTGGCCCCGCACCAAGATGGTGTTCCAGCGCGTACGGCCTGGGGATAAGTTGCTGCCCAACCGTTTTCGCATTCTGGAGCCACGCGTGAACGCCAATCGCCAACGCCAGGTATGGGCGCTCGATCTGGTGCTGCTGCCACTGGTGGGCTTCGATGATGTGGGTGGGCGTTTGGGCATGGGCGGCGGTTTTTACGACCGCAGCCTGGCCTACCTCGCTCGGCGCCAAAGCTGGCGCAAGCCGATGCTGCTGGGGCTGGCCCATGAATGTCAGAAGGTCGAGCGCTTGGCGCAAGCGAGCTGGGACGTGCCGCTGGCAGGCACTGTCACCGATAAGCAGTGGTATGTCGCAGAAACGTCGCTGCAGTCAGACGCCTTGAAAAGGTGTTAACGCTTGAACGGTTGTGGCTGCTGCTGAGCCAGTTCAACGGGCGCATCGGTCTTGTTCGACCACAAGCTTTGCGCATACCCGGTGGTCACGACGCCCAGACCAAACAAAATAACCAAAATCCATAGTAAATCCGGTTTACGTTGCATCGATTGCCCCCCTTCAGGCACCTCGTACACGATGACAACAACGTTCCAAAGTAGTCCGTTGCAGCTGCGTCAAGCTTAAAAGCGGGCATTCTGCGGTAACGTGAACCAACACGCAAACCTTGGCGCCAACCGACTGTCGGTTTGTCATGGAATTGCCTGACAACTTGCCCAATGCCTTTTTCAGGAGCCCAAAAATGGCCTACTGGCTGATGAAATCCGAGCCCGACGAACTCTCCATCAACGGCCTGGAAAAGCTCGGCGAAGCCCGCTGGGATGGGGTTCGCAACTACCAGGCGCGCAATTTCCTACGTGCCATGGCCGTTGGTGATGAGTTTTTCTTCTACCACTCCAGCTGCCCCGAGCCGGGCATTGCCGGTATCGGCAAAATCATCGAGGCCGCCTACCCGGACCCGACTGCGCTGGAACCTGAAAGCCACTATTTCGACGCCAAGGCCAGCACCGAGAAAAACCCTTGGAGCGCAATCAACGTGGCGCACGTCGAGACGTTTCCAAAAGTGCTGGGCCTGGGGTATTTGAAACAACAAACCGCGCTCGCCGAGTTGCCTTTGGTGCAAAAAGGCAGCCGGTTGTCGGTGATGCCGGTGACCGCCGAGCAATGGGCAGCGGTGCTCGCCCTGCGCTGAAAAGGCAGAACCCTGCGGTCACACTTCTGGCGCATGCATCTGCGTGCCAAGCGGGTTAGGCTTGCGCTTCATTTGACCGGTATCAACGGCCCCTCGGTCGATACCGGTCAAACTAGGATGCTAATGCCGCAGGATGCAGCCATGTCTACCAACCGTTCTATGTCACGCCTATTTGCCGTTGCCCTGATCGCCCTGTTGCTGGGCGCCGGCGGCTTCGGTTTTTGGCGATCCACCCAGGACCGCCTGCCCACGGGCTTGAGCATGGGCAACGGGCGCCTGGAATCCACCGAAGTACAGATCGCCGCCAAGATCCCCGGGCGCCTGGCCGAAGTGCGTGTGGATGAAGGCGACAAGGTGCTCAAGGGCCAATTGCTTGCGCGCATGGACACCCGCACCCTCGAAGCCCAACGCGCCCAGGCCGAAGCCGAAGTGCTGCGCGCCAAGGAAAACTTCGCCGCCGCCGAGGCCAACGTGCAGTTGCGCCAAAGCGAGCAACTGTTGGCCAACCAGGAACTCAAGCGCACCCAGGAGCTGTACAAGCGCGGCTTCGCCAGCAGCCAGTTGATCGACCAGCAGCAAGCGCGCCAGAACACCGGCAATGCTGCGGTGATTGCCGCGCAGGCCCAGGTCAACGCGGTAAAGGCGGCCATCGGCGCCGCCCAGGCCCAGGTAGCGCAGCTCACCAGCGAAATCGACAACAGCAGCCTGCGCGCGCCCATCGACGGCATCATCCAGTTACGCCTGGCCGAACCGGGCGAAGTGCTCGGCGCGGGCGGTCGCGTGTTGTTGCTGATTGATCCGAATGATCAATACATGAACCTTTACTTGCCCGCCTCCGTCACCGGTCGCCTGACCGTCGGCAGTGAAGCGCGCATCCTGCTCGACGCCCTGCCCCAGCAGCCGTTGCCGGCCAAAATCAGTTTTGTCGCGGCCAAATCGCAGTTCACGCCCAAGGAAGTAGAAACCCGTGACGAACGCCAGAAGCTGGTGTTCCGCGTCAAACTGCGCCTGACCCAACCCAGCGCCGTGCCGCAAGCCAAACCGGGCATGCCCGGCGCCGGTTATGTGCGCACAGCGGATATCGACTGGCCGGCCAACCTGCAATGACCGGCCTGGCGCTGCACGCCACCGGCATCAACCACCGCTACGGCAAGCAACAGGCACTGGTCGACATCGCCTTCAGCCTGCCCGCGGGTACGCGCTGCGGGCTGATCGGCCCGGATGGCGCGGGCAAGTCGAGCCTGCTGGGGTTGATCGCCGGGGTTAAAAAGCTGCAGGCAGGCCAGCTTGAGGTGCTCGGCGGCTCCATCGAAGACCGTCGCCATCGCAACAGCCTCTACCCGCGCATCGCCTTCATGCCCCAAGGCCTGGGCGGCAACCTGTATCCCGAATTGTCCATCAGCGAGAACATCCGTTTCTTCGCCACGCTGTTTGGCCTGTCGAAAGCCGATTGCGAACAGCGCATGCACAACTTGCTGCTGGCCACCGACCTCGCGCGCTTCGCCGAGCGACCGGCCGGAAAGTTGTCCGGCGGTATGAAACAGAAGCTCGGTTTGTGCTGCGCGCTGATCCACGACCCGGACCTGTTGATCCTCGACGAACCCACTACCGGCGTCGACCCACTGTCGCGCCGGCGCTTCTGGGAATTGGTCGACAGCGTACGCCGCGAACGCCCGCAACTGACGCTGCTGGTGGCCACGGCCTACATGGAAGAGGCCGAACAGTTCGAGCATTGCCTGATGCTCGATCGCGGCAAGCTCATTGCCGACGGCCTGAGCAGCGAGCTGGCAGGCGCAACACCCAGCGGCAAACTGGATGAAGCCTTCACCCACTTCCAGGGCGACAGCGCCCATAACAACCAGCCACTGGTGATTCCGCCACGCGAAAGCGGCAATACCGACATCGCCATCGAAGCTCACGACCTGACCCTGCGCTTTGGTGATTTCACGGCA
The sequence above is a segment of the Pseudomonas sp. R76 genome. Coding sequences within it:
- a CDS encoding TIGR02449 family protein translates to MEDTDLQALMARLELLIDRVEQLKSQNGLLLAQEKTWREERAHLIEKNEIARRKVESMISRLKALEQDS
- a CDS encoding cell division protein ZapA — its product is MSSSNSVTVQILDKEYSIICPQEERSNLVSAARYLDGKMREIRSSGKVIGADRIAVMAALNITHDLLHKQERPDVQASGSTREQVRDLLERVDLVLSTDPEPPKG
- a CDS encoding 5-formyltetrahydrofolate cyclo-ligase; protein product: MTEPAPLSRPQLRRMLRKARRALTPSEQRQAAHGLYRQLAQHPLFRRAKHISLYLPTDGEIDPRLLLRAAQRRGKATYLPVLSAWPRTKMVFQRVRPGDKLLPNRFRILEPRVNANRQRQVWALDLVLLPLVGFDDVGGRLGMGGGFYDRSLAYLARRQSWRKPMLLGLAHECQKVERLAQASWDVPLAGTVTDKQWYVAETSLQSDALKRC
- a CDS encoding EVE domain-containing protein, which produces MAYWLMKSEPDELSINGLEKLGEARWDGVRNYQARNFLRAMAVGDEFFFYHSSCPEPGIAGIGKIIEAAYPDPTALEPESHYFDAKASTEKNPWSAINVAHVETFPKVLGLGYLKQQTALAELPLVQKGSRLSVMPVTAEQWAAVLALR
- a CDS encoding HlyD family secretion protein — its product is MSTNRSMSRLFAVALIALLLGAGGFGFWRSTQDRLPTGLSMGNGRLESTEVQIAAKIPGRLAEVRVDEGDKVLKGQLLARMDTRTLEAQRAQAEAEVLRAKENFAAAEANVQLRQSEQLLANQELKRTQELYKRGFASSQLIDQQQARQNTGNAAVIAAQAQVNAVKAAIGAAQAQVAQLTSEIDNSSLRAPIDGIIQLRLAEPGEVLGAGGRVLLLIDPNDQYMNLYLPASVTGRLTVGSEARILLDALPQQPLPAKISFVAAKSQFTPKEVETRDERQKLVFRVKLRLTQPSAVPQAKPGMPGAGYVRTADIDWPANLQ